From a single Nocardioides panacis genomic region:
- a CDS encoding glutaredoxin family protein, which translates to MQRAYGEEIPVTFVDGRQHDFWRVDAERLRAALA; encoded by the coding sequence CTGCAGCGGGCCTACGGCGAGGAGATCCCGGTCACCTTCGTCGACGGCCGGCAGCACGACTTCTGGCGGGTCGACGCCGAACGGCTCCGCGCGGCGCTCGCCTAG
- a CDS encoding AMP-binding protein, whose amino-acid sequence MSAHLADLLTRAAAEAPDRVALVEAGSGRRVTWAELDAEVDQVARGLNAQGLVAGYRVVIALGNRTEFVTSYLGVLRAGLVAVPVNPRSATGELVRLVADCGARVVVADAATLTTVRQAVAGLEDALVGADEELRRRTAVPRVVVVGAPTVPGERSYADLLAAVGTDAPVTADPERLAVLLYTSGTSGRPRAAMLTHRALLANVEQAARIDPPMLTGDDVVFGVLPLFHVYGLNAVLGQVLHQRARLVLVNGFDMEESLTVIEAEAVTVLPVAPPVFAYWQAVHDLGERLSGVRLVLSGSAPLSRELVTFFEQRTGLAVQQGYGLTEAAPVVTSTLCSATAKPGSVGAALPGIEIRLVDEGGHAPEGEDAGEIWVRGANLFSGYWPDGTDGPDAAGWFATGDVGFLDRDGDLFLVDRLKELVIVSGFNVYPSEVEDVVMEVDDVAEAAVIGMPDERTGEAVVAYVKATPSSSYSAAELEELVREHCAVRLARFKQPTQVHVVDELPHTVTGKVAKGRLRERARRRTMGLLE is encoded by the coding sequence GTGAGCGCCCATCTCGCCGACCTCCTGACCCGTGCGGCCGCCGAGGCCCCGGACCGGGTCGCCCTGGTGGAGGCCGGCTCCGGCCGGCGGGTCACCTGGGCCGAGCTCGACGCCGAGGTCGACCAGGTCGCCCGCGGCCTCAACGCCCAGGGCCTGGTGGCCGGCTACCGGGTCGTGATCGCGCTGGGCAACCGCACCGAGTTCGTGACCAGCTACCTCGGCGTGCTGCGCGCGGGGCTGGTCGCCGTCCCGGTCAACCCGCGCTCCGCCACCGGCGAGCTGGTCCGCCTGGTCGCCGACTGCGGCGCCCGCGTGGTCGTCGCGGACGCCGCCACGCTGACCACCGTGCGGCAGGCGGTCGCCGGGCTCGAGGACGCCCTGGTGGGTGCCGACGAGGAGCTGCGCCGCCGGACCGCCGTACCCCGCGTGGTGGTGGTCGGCGCCCCGACGGTCCCGGGCGAGCGGTCGTACGCCGACCTGCTGGCCGCCGTGGGCACCGACGCCCCGGTCACCGCCGACCCCGAGCGGCTGGCCGTGCTGCTCTACACCTCCGGCACGTCGGGCCGCCCGCGGGCCGCGATGCTGACCCACCGGGCGCTGCTCGCGAACGTCGAGCAGGCGGCGCGGATCGACCCGCCGATGCTCACCGGCGACGACGTGGTGTTCGGCGTGCTGCCGCTGTTCCACGTCTACGGGCTCAACGCGGTGCTCGGCCAGGTCCTGCACCAGCGGGCCCGGCTGGTGCTGGTCAACGGCTTCGACATGGAGGAGTCGCTGACGGTCATCGAGGCCGAGGCGGTCACGGTGCTCCCTGTCGCGCCGCCGGTGTTCGCCTACTGGCAGGCCGTCCACGACCTGGGCGAGCGGCTGTCCGGGGTGCGGCTGGTGCTCTCCGGGTCCGCGCCGCTGTCCCGCGAGCTGGTCACCTTCTTCGAGCAGCGCACCGGACTCGCGGTGCAGCAGGGCTACGGCCTCACCGAGGCCGCGCCGGTGGTCACCTCCACGCTGTGCAGCGCCACGGCCAAGCCCGGGTCGGTCGGCGCGGCGCTGCCCGGCATCGAGATCCGGCTGGTCGACGAGGGCGGCCACGCCCCCGAGGGGGAGGACGCCGGCGAGATCTGGGTCCGCGGTGCCAACCTGTTCAGCGGCTACTGGCCGGACGGCACCGACGGCCCGGACGCCGCGGGCTGGTTCGCCACCGGCGACGTCGGCTTCCTGGACCGGGACGGGGACCTGTTCCTCGTCGACCGGCTCAAGGAGCTGGTGATCGTCTCCGGCTTCAACGTCTACCCCAGCGAGGTGGAGGACGTCGTCATGGAGGTCGACGACGTCGCCGAGGCCGCGGTGATCGGGATGCCCGACGAGCGCACCGGCGAGGCGGTCGTCGCCTACGTCAAGGCGACCCCCTCCTCGTCGTACTCCGCCGCGGAGCTCGAGGAGCTGGTCCGCGAGCACTGCGCGGTCCGGCTGGCCCGGTTCAAGCAGCCCACCCAGGTGCACGTGGTCGACGAGCTGCCGCACACGGTGACCGGCAAGGTCGCCAAGGGCCGGCTGCGCGAGCGGGCCCGGCGCCGCACCATGGGGCTGCTCGAGTGA
- a CDS encoding HAD family hydrolase, whose product MNAPAPAGRRPPRRDKPRPDLRSRSALAGEASAAAAEVESSLQTPPDPQVAAFFDVDNTIMQGASIFHLARGLHRREFFTTRDILGAAWKQAYFRIVGVEDPEHVAEARASALAFIKGHPVSELEELSEEIFDEAMAHRIWPGTRALAQMHLDQGQRVWLVTAAPVEIARIIAGRLGLTGAMGTVSEHVDGVYTGRLVGDLLHGPAKAEAVRALAEREGLDLSRCSAYSDSYNDLPMLSLVGDPCVINPDARLLDHARAEGWRVRDYRTGRKAARAGLLTAGLAGAATGSVAAAVALRRRVR is encoded by the coding sequence GTGAACGCCCCAGCACCGGCCGGGCGACGGCCCCCGCGACGCGACAAGCCGCGTCCCGACCTGCGCAGCCGCTCGGCCCTCGCCGGCGAGGCCTCGGCCGCCGCCGCCGAGGTGGAGAGCTCGCTGCAGACCCCCCCGGACCCGCAGGTCGCGGCGTTCTTCGACGTCGACAACACGATCATGCAGGGCGCCTCGATCTTCCACCTCGCCCGCGGGCTGCACCGCCGTGAGTTCTTCACGACCCGCGACATCCTGGGCGCCGCGTGGAAGCAGGCCTACTTCCGGATCGTCGGCGTCGAGGACCCCGAGCACGTCGCCGAGGCCCGCGCCTCGGCGCTGGCGTTCATCAAGGGCCACCCGGTCAGCGAGCTCGAGGAGCTCAGCGAGGAGATCTTCGACGAGGCGATGGCGCACCGGATCTGGCCCGGGACCCGCGCCCTCGCCCAGATGCACCTCGACCAGGGGCAGCGGGTGTGGCTGGTCACCGCGGCGCCCGTGGAGATCGCCCGGATCATCGCCGGCCGGCTCGGCCTGACCGGTGCGATGGGCACCGTGTCCGAGCACGTCGACGGCGTCTACACCGGCCGCCTGGTCGGCGACCTGCTGCACGGGCCCGCCAAGGCAGAGGCCGTGCGGGCGCTCGCGGAGCGCGAGGGCCTCGACCTGTCCCGGTGCTCGGCGTACTCCGACTCCTACAACGACCTGCCGATGCTCAGCCTGGTCGGGGACCCGTGCGTGATCAACCCGGACGCCCGGCTCCTCGACCACGCGCGGGCCGAGGGGTGGCGGGTGCGCGACTACCGGACCGGGCGCAAGGCCGCCCGCGCCGGGCTGCTGACCGCGGGCCTGGCGGGCGCCGCCACCGGCAGCGTCGCGGCGGCGGTCGCCCTGCGGCGCAGGGTCCGCTGA
- a CDS encoding sigma-70 family RNA polymerase sigma factor, translating into MFTRDDDFRRGFTELRLALQHALDPATALAPAVAGGVTVQRPWLLSEAVGLDPRPSRASGSGASGPAGPDDADLAVSSEVDQAEADRLIALVELARGGDCDAFGLLYDHYHVAVYRFVYYRVGSVALAEDLTSECFFRALRSMGSFRWQGKDFGAWLMTIARNLTTDHFKAGRTRLEFATEDMSPHDRSTEGPEGSVLAALTNEALLTALTELPHEQQECLVMRFLQGLSIAETAQVLGRSEGAVKQLQLRGVRNLAKLLPEDLR; encoded by the coding sequence TTGTTCACGCGCGACGACGACTTCCGGCGTGGCTTCACGGAGCTGCGGCTGGCGCTGCAGCATGCGCTCGACCCGGCGACGGCACTGGCGCCGGCGGTCGCCGGCGGGGTCACGGTGCAGCGACCCTGGCTGCTCTCCGAGGCCGTCGGGCTCGACCCGCGGCCGTCCCGGGCGTCCGGCAGCGGCGCCTCCGGGCCCGCGGGCCCCGACGACGCCGACCTGGCGGTCTCCTCCGAGGTCGACCAGGCGGAGGCCGACCGGCTGATCGCCCTCGTCGAGCTCGCCCGCGGCGGTGACTGCGACGCGTTCGGGCTGCTCTACGACCACTACCACGTCGCTGTCTACCGCTTCGTCTACTACCGCGTCGGCTCGGTGGCCCTGGCCGAGGACCTCACCTCGGAGTGCTTCTTCCGGGCGCTGCGCAGCATGGGCTCGTTCCGCTGGCAGGGCAAGGACTTCGGCGCCTGGCTGATGACCATCGCCCGCAACCTCACCACCGACCACTTCAAGGCCGGGCGCACCCGGCTGGAGTTCGCGACCGAGGACATGAGCCCGCACGACCGGTCGACCGAGGGGCCGGAGGGCTCGGTCCTCGCGGCGCTGACCAACGAGGCCCTGCTGACCGCGCTCACCGAGCTGCCCCACGAGCAGCAGGAGTGCCTGGTCATGCGGTTCCTCCAGGGCCTCTCGATCGCGGAGACCGCCCAGGTGCTCGGCCGCAGCGAGGGCGCGGTCAAGCAGCTCCAGCTGCGCGGCGTCCGCAACCTCGCCAAGCTGCTCCCCGAGGACCTCCGGTGA
- a CDS encoding DUF5667 domain-containing protein: MTTLFRSRRAEEFAARVDGTGTLRAASDPGTERLLGVAELLRVRAAGDTGATPRDAFAAELRERLMAEAATVLTPQHAALALPPRTRGKRERRLVAVATATVLLGGTAGMATAAQDAMPGEVLYPVKRGIEQAEAGLSLGSAARGRDLLHQATGRLGEAGRLVDRDPSTATLQVPGTISTFTAQATRGSDLLLASYAADGDPATVGTVREFAAASLSAVTALTRTAPEEAQPALRDAALALRDIDTRAGRLCDSCADLPALNLPQAFLASAEVHRAMHRVEVAGLDNSHPVIADKQALRTALRQAAPRRTTTGGGTQSSAGAVPQPPAATPAVPGASDVPAVPSAPSTSKVPVPRLPAPSLPTAAPSLPGAPLTLDPGGLADGLGGVVETILPDPTKLLP, translated from the coding sequence ATGACCACCCTGTTCCGCTCCCGGCGCGCCGAGGAGTTCGCCGCGCGCGTGGACGGCACGGGCACCCTGCGGGCGGCGAGCGACCCCGGCACCGAGCGGCTCCTCGGCGTCGCCGAGCTGCTCCGGGTGCGGGCCGCCGGGGACACCGGCGCCACCCCCCGCGACGCGTTCGCCGCGGAGCTCCGCGAGCGGCTGATGGCCGAGGCCGCGACCGTCCTGACCCCCCAGCACGCCGCGCTCGCCCTCCCGCCCCGCACGCGCGGCAAGCGGGAGCGCCGGCTGGTGGCCGTGGCCACCGCGACGGTCCTGCTCGGCGGCACGGCCGGGATGGCCACCGCAGCCCAGGACGCGATGCCCGGTGAGGTGCTCTACCCGGTCAAGCGCGGCATCGAGCAGGCCGAGGCGGGACTGTCCCTCGGCTCCGCGGCCCGCGGGCGCGACCTGCTGCACCAGGCCACCGGCCGGCTCGGCGAGGCCGGCCGGCTCGTGGACCGCGACCCCTCCACCGCGACGCTCCAGGTGCCCGGCACGATCTCGACGTTCACCGCCCAGGCCACCCGCGGCTCCGACCTGCTGCTGGCGTCCTACGCGGCCGACGGCGACCCGGCGACGGTCGGCACGGTGCGCGAGTTCGCGGCGGCCAGCCTGTCCGCGGTCACGGCGCTGACCCGGACCGCCCCGGAGGAGGCCCAGCCCGCCCTGCGGGACGCCGCGCTCGCGCTGCGCGACATCGACACCCGGGCCGGCCGGCTCTGCGACAGCTGCGCCGACCTGCCGGCCCTGAACCTGCCCCAGGCGTTCCTGGCGTCCGCGGAGGTGCACCGCGCGATGCACCGCGTCGAGGTCGCCGGCCTGGACAACAGCCACCCGGTGATCGCCGACAAGCAGGCGCTGCGCACCGCGCTCAGGCAGGCCGCGCCGCGACGTACGACGACGGGTGGCGGGACGCAGTCCTCCGCCGGCGCGGTCCCGCAGCCCCCGGCGGCCACCCCCGCGGTGCCCGGCGCGAGCGACGTCCCCGCCGTGCCGTCGGCGCCCAGCACCTCGAAGGTGCCGGTGCCCCGGCTCCCGGCACCCAGCCTGCCGACCGCAGCGCCCAGCCTGCCCGGCGCGCCGCTCACGCTCGACCCCGGCGGCCTCGCCGACGGTCTGGGCGGGGTCGTGGAGACGATCCTGCCCGACCCCACGAAGCTGCTGCCCTGA
- a CDS encoding lysophospholipid acyltransferase family protein, with the protein MGDAEVIPLGTRGRPGRGSGSARPSSAARNLAGPAARKKAAPRPTPAPAPADDAPEATEQQAPHAVPDPAAPRAESVAERRPSGGIPVGDWLEALSGAAREVFGDRWEPRLAELLAFLRRRVTGDFEVDEYGFDAEVTERFLLAAVRPIAQKWFRVEVRGAENIPTEGGALVVSNHSGTVPMDGLVTMVSIHDATGRNLRPLGADLVFNLPVIGELARKGGATLACNEDAQRMLCGGELVGVWPEGFKGIGKPYSDRYKLQRFGRGGFVSAAIRTGVPIIPCSVVGAEEIYPLVGNVPALARLLGIPYLPITPFFPLLGPLGLVPLPSKWLIEFGEPIRTDSYDEGAAEDPMLVFNVTDQVRETIQQTLYTLLMQRRSVFY; encoded by the coding sequence GTGGGTGACGCGGAGGTGATCCCGCTCGGCACGCGCGGTCGTCCGGGTCGCGGCAGCGGCAGTGCGCGGCCCTCGTCGGCCGCCCGCAACCTCGCGGGTCCGGCGGCGCGCAAGAAGGCCGCCCCGAGGCCGACCCCGGCCCCCGCGCCGGCGGACGACGCCCCAGAGGCCACCGAGCAGCAGGCTCCGCACGCCGTGCCGGACCCGGCAGCCCCCCGCGCGGAGTCGGTCGCGGAGCGCCGCCCGTCCGGCGGGATCCCGGTCGGCGACTGGCTCGAGGCCCTGAGCGGTGCCGCGCGCGAGGTCTTCGGTGACCGGTGGGAGCCGCGCCTCGCCGAGCTCCTGGCGTTCCTGCGCCGCCGGGTCACCGGCGACTTCGAGGTCGACGAGTACGGCTTCGACGCCGAGGTGACCGAGCGGTTCCTGCTGGCCGCCGTACGCCCGATCGCGCAGAAGTGGTTCCGGGTCGAGGTCCGGGGCGCGGAGAACATCCCCACCGAGGGCGGCGCGCTGGTGGTGTCCAACCACTCCGGCACGGTCCCCATGGACGGCCTCGTGACGATGGTGTCGATCCACGACGCGACCGGGCGCAACCTGCGGCCGCTCGGCGCCGACCTGGTGTTCAACCTGCCGGTGATCGGCGAGCTGGCCCGCAAGGGCGGCGCCACGCTGGCCTGCAACGAGGACGCCCAGCGGATGCTCTGCGGCGGCGAGCTCGTCGGCGTCTGGCCCGAGGGGTTCAAGGGCATCGGCAAGCCCTACTCCGACCGCTACAAGCTGCAGCGCTTCGGCCGCGGCGGCTTCGTGTCCGCGGCGATCCGCACCGGCGTGCCGATCATCCCGTGCTCCGTGGTGGGCGCGGAGGAGATCTACCCGCTGGTCGGCAACGTGCCCGCGCTGGCCCGGCTGCTCGGCATCCCGTACCTGCCGATCACGCCGTTCTTCCCGCTGCTCGGGCCGCTGGGCCTGGTCCCGCTGCCGTCGAAGTGGCTGATCGAGTTCGGCGAGCCGATCCGCACCGACTCCTACGACGAGGGTGCCGCCGAGGACCCGATGCTGGTGTTCAACGTGACCGACCAGGTCCGGGAGACCATCCAGCAGACGCTCTACACCCTGCTCATGCAGCGGCGGTCGGTCTTCTACTGA
- a CDS encoding NAD-dependent epimerase/dehydratase family protein: protein MGRVVLVTGVSRDFGGRFARRIAADPAVERVIGVDVVPPRGDLGSVAFVRADIRNPVIAKVITGQDVDTVVHMSVRSAPHEAGGRMSMKEHNVIGTMQLLAACQKAPGLERLVVKSSSAVYGSSSRDPAMFTEDMGAKRMPRSGYAKDVLEVEGYVRGFARRRPDVAVTMLRAANAVGPTVSSPLTHYFRLPVVPTVLGYDARLQFLHETDLLGALHHATLGGVHGTFNVGGDGVLMLSQALRRLGRPTVPVPRFALGSLSSLGSLSRQAAIKGLQAELSGFLTFGRGLDTSRMRSVLGFHPSYTTAEAFADLSRSIAPSALPSAAALLGGASRG, encoded by the coding sequence ATGGGTCGCGTCGTCCTGGTCACCGGAGTCTCTCGTGACTTCGGTGGACGGTTCGCGCGCCGCATCGCCGCCGACCCCGCCGTCGAGCGGGTCATCGGTGTCGACGTCGTCCCCCCGCGGGGCGACCTCGGCAGCGTGGCCTTCGTCCGTGCCGACATCCGCAACCCGGTGATCGCCAAGGTGATCACCGGGCAGGACGTCGACACGGTCGTGCACATGAGCGTCCGGTCCGCGCCCCACGAGGCCGGCGGCCGGATGTCGATGAAGGAGCACAACGTCATCGGCACCATGCAGCTGCTCGCCGCGTGCCAGAAGGCGCCGGGGCTCGAGCGGCTGGTGGTCAAGTCCTCCTCGGCGGTCTACGGCTCCTCGAGCCGCGACCCGGCGATGTTCACCGAGGACATGGGCGCCAAGCGGATGCCGCGCTCGGGCTACGCCAAGGACGTCCTCGAGGTCGAGGGCTACGTCCGCGGGTTCGCCCGCCGGCGCCCCGACGTCGCCGTGACGATGCTGCGGGCCGCGAACGCCGTCGGCCCCACCGTCTCCTCGCCGCTGACCCACTACTTCCGGCTGCCGGTCGTCCCCACCGTGCTCGGGTACGACGCCCGGCTCCAGTTCCTGCACGAGACGGACCTGCTCGGCGCCCTGCACCACGCCACGCTCGGCGGGGTGCACGGCACCTTCAACGTCGGCGGCGACGGGGTGCTGATGCTGTCCCAGGCGCTGCGCCGGCTCGGCCGGCCCACGGTGCCGGTGCCCCGCTTCGCGCTGGGCTCGCTGAGCTCGCTGGGCTCGCTGTCCCGGCAGGCCGCCATCAAGGGCCTGCAGGCCGAGCTGTCCGGCTTCCTGACGTTCGGCCGCGGCCTGGACACCAGCCGGATGCGGTCCGTGCTCGGGTTCCACCCGTCGTACACGACGGCGGAGGCGTTCGCCGACCTGTCCCGCTCGATCGCCCCGAGCGCGCTGCCGTCCGCGGCCGCGCTGCTGGGAGGTGCCTCCCGTGGGTGA
- a CDS encoding 30S ribosomal protein bS22: MGSVVKKRRKRMAKKKHRKLLKKTRIQRRRQGK, translated from the coding sequence GTGGGTTCGGTAGTCAAGAAGCGTCGCAAGCGGATGGCCAAGAAGAAGCACCGCAAGCTGCTCAAGAAGACGCGCATCCAGCGTCGTCGTCAGGGCAAGTAG
- a CDS encoding CAP domain-containing protein — MNLSSVLRPARKTLAAALVTVVTATGLVAVAPSSASARTVFPAYSANVYEQQVQYYVNVQRRAHHLAPLSMATCTDSVAERWSAYLAAHDAFYHQSMTHLLNKCNAYYAGETLGRGAITPKTLVSMWMHSPPHRAVLMSSSPRRIGIGATPNARGEWVVAANFMRF, encoded by the coding sequence ATGAACCTGAGCTCTGTGCTGCGCCCCGCGCGAAAGACCCTGGCGGCCGCCCTCGTCACCGTGGTGACCGCCACCGGACTGGTCGCCGTCGCCCCGTCCAGCGCGAGCGCCCGGACCGTCTTCCCCGCCTACTCGGCGAACGTCTACGAGCAGCAGGTCCAGTACTACGTGAACGTGCAGCGCCGGGCCCACCACCTCGCGCCGCTCTCGATGGCCACCTGCACCGACTCCGTCGCGGAGCGCTGGAGCGCCTACCTGGCCGCGCACGACGCGTTCTACCACCAGTCGATGACGCACCTGCTGAACAAGTGCAACGCGTACTACGCCGGCGAGACCCTGGGCCGGGGCGCGATCACCCCGAAGACCCTGGTCAGCATGTGGATGCACTCCCCGCCGCACCGCGCGGTGCTGATGAGCAGCAGTCCGCGCCGGATCGGCATCGGCGCCACCCCGAACGCCCGCGGCGAGTGGGTGGTGGCCGCGAACTTCATGCGGTTCTGA
- a CDS encoding helix-turn-helix domain-containing protein has translation MKFLTVAEVATVMRVSKMTVYRLVHSGELPAVRVGRSFRVPEDAVNEYLRKSFFQTG, from the coding sequence GTGAAGTTCTTGACGGTCGCGGAGGTCGCGACGGTCATGCGCGTGTCCAAGATGACGGTCTACCGGCTGGTCCACTCCGGTGAGCTTCCGGCCGTCCGCGTGGGACGCTCGTTCCGGGTCCCCGAGGACGCGGTCAACGAGTACCTCCGCAAGAGCTTCTTCCAGACCGGCTGA
- a CDS encoding acetoin utilization protein AcuC → MSGPACVVFDPTLTDYDFGPDHPMSPIRVDLTVLLARELGVLQPAGGGPGLVTVAAPMASDELVATVHDPAFMDAVRLVGKDPYRVIEERGLGTADNPTFEGMHEASAHVVGATVEAARRVWTGEVLHAANISGGLHHAMPGRASGFCVYNDVAVGIRWLLDHGAERVAYVDVDVHHGDGVEKVFYDDPRVLTISLHETGQMLFPGTGFPSDTGGPGAEGSAVNVALPPGTSDAGWLRAFHAVVPPLVREFAPDVLVTQQGCDSHIEDPLAHLMLTVDGQRAAYLALHDLAHEVCAGKWLVTGGGGYAVVDVVPRSWTHLLAIVGGAPLDPATETPEGWREHVQTLLGRTGPFRMTDGRTPAYRDWSAGYDPSVWLDRAIHATREATFPLNGLDHQP, encoded by the coding sequence ATGTCAGGCCCCGCCTGCGTCGTGTTCGACCCGACGCTCACCGACTACGACTTCGGGCCCGACCACCCCATGTCGCCGATCCGGGTCGACCTCACGGTGCTGCTGGCCCGCGAGCTCGGCGTGCTGCAGCCCGCAGGCGGCGGACCGGGCCTGGTCACGGTGGCCGCGCCGATGGCCTCCGACGAGCTGGTCGCCACCGTGCACGACCCGGCGTTCATGGACGCGGTGCGGCTGGTCGGCAAGGACCCCTACCGGGTGATCGAGGAGCGCGGGCTCGGCACCGCCGACAACCCCACGTTCGAGGGCATGCACGAGGCGTCGGCGCACGTCGTCGGCGCGACCGTCGAGGCGGCCCGACGGGTCTGGACCGGTGAGGTGCTGCACGCCGCGAACATCTCCGGCGGCCTGCACCACGCGATGCCCGGCCGGGCGAGCGGCTTCTGCGTCTACAACGACGTCGCGGTCGGCATCCGCTGGCTGCTGGACCACGGCGCCGAGAGGGTGGCGTACGTCGACGTGGACGTGCACCACGGCGACGGCGTCGAGAAGGTGTTCTACGACGACCCGCGGGTGCTCACGATCAGCCTGCACGAGACCGGCCAGATGCTGTTCCCGGGCACCGGCTTCCCGTCCGACACCGGCGGCCCGGGCGCGGAGGGCAGCGCGGTGAACGTGGCGCTGCCGCCCGGGACGTCCGACGCCGGCTGGCTGCGCGCGTTCCACGCCGTGGTGCCGCCGCTGGTGCGCGAGTTCGCGCCGGACGTGCTGGTCACCCAGCAAGGCTGCGACTCGCACATCGAGGACCCGCTGGCGCACCTGATGCTCACCGTCGACGGCCAGCGGGCGGCGTACCTCGCGCTGCACGACCTGGCCCACGAGGTGTGCGCGGGCAAGTGGCTGGTCACCGGGGGCGGCGGCTACGCGGTGGTCGACGTGGTGCCGCGGTCCTGGACGCACTTGCTGGCGATCGTGGGCGGCGCACCGCTCGACCCGGCCACCGAGACGCCGGAGGGATGGCGCGAGCACGTGCAGACGCTGCTCGGCCGGACCGGGCCCTTCCGGATGACGGACGGTCGCACCCCGGCGTACCGTGATTGGTCTGCGGGGTACGACCCCTCGGTCTGGCTGGACCGGGCCATCCACGCGACGCGCGAGGCGACCTTTCCGCTGAACGGTCTGGACCACCAGCCCTGA
- the trpS gene encoding tryptophan--tRNA ligase, with product MDLPTRRLSLLTPSGHLTLGNLLGALRGMAADQGSGRCVYGVSDLHALTTTHDPRELAAGTRELQTLLLAAGIDPDRSTLFRQSDVPAHTGLAYLLECTAYVGELSRMIQYKEKGRDRPQTRTSLLTYPVLMAADILLHRPTHVPVGDDQRQHVELTRDLAVRFNRTYGEVFTVPEITTPAAGARVRDLSDPGRKMSKSDPVGAGVVYLLDPPDVVARKVARAVTDSDTGPDAVRHDPAAKPGVSNLLEILGACTGTAPAEAAAGVATYGQLKKATTEAVLSVLEPLQARYVDLAADPGYVDEVYAAGSERCRTETAPVLAAAREAIGL from the coding sequence ATGGACCTCCCCACCCGCAGGCTCAGCCTGCTCACGCCCAGCGGGCACCTGACGCTGGGCAACCTGCTCGGCGCGCTGCGCGGGATGGCCGCGGACCAGGGCTCCGGCCGCTGCGTCTACGGCGTCTCGGACCTGCACGCGCTGACCACCACGCACGACCCGCGCGAGCTCGCCGCCGGCACCCGCGAGCTGCAGACCCTGCTGCTCGCGGCCGGGATCGACCCGGACCGGTCGACGCTGTTCCGGCAGAGCGACGTCCCGGCGCACACCGGGCTGGCCTACCTGCTGGAGTGCACCGCCTACGTCGGCGAGCTGTCCCGGATGATCCAGTACAAGGAGAAGGGCCGCGACCGGCCGCAGACCCGGACCTCGCTGCTCACCTACCCGGTGCTGATGGCCGCCGACATCCTGCTGCACCGCCCCACCCACGTGCCGGTCGGCGACGACCAGCGCCAGCACGTGGAGCTGACCCGGGACCTCGCGGTCCGGTTCAACCGGACCTACGGCGAGGTCTTCACGGTCCCGGAGATCACCACGCCGGCGGCCGGTGCCCGGGTGCGGGACCTGTCCGACCCCGGCCGCAAGATGAGCAAGTCCGACCCGGTCGGCGCCGGCGTCGTGTACCTGCTCGACCCACCGGACGTGGTGGCCCGCAAGGTCGCGCGCGCGGTCACCGACTCCGACACCGGCCCGGACGCGGTGCGCCACGACCCCGCGGCCAAGCCCGGGGTGAGCAACCTGCTGGAGATCCTCGGGGCGTGCACCGGGACCGCCCCGGCGGAGGCCGCGGCCGGCGTCGCGACGTACGGGCAGCTCAAGAAGGCCACCACCGAGGCGGTGCTGTCGGTGCTCGAGCCGCTGCAGGCGAGGTACGTCGACCTCGCCGCCGACCCCGGGTACGTCGACGAGGTGTACGCCGCGGGCTCGGAGCGCTGCCGGACCGAGACCGCACCGGTGCTCGCCGCGGCGCGCGAGGCGATCGGGCTCTAG
- a CDS encoding MarR family winged helix-turn-helix transcriptional regulator: MFTVNGFPVDGDAGLVQLLDLAQREVTRSFPEAVDAAAAPLRGSQLRVLSMVPLEGGRRLSDLATIAGMTKQAMGEFVADLADRGFVTVEPDPADRRVRQVSLTPSGRDAAEWARDALHRVEELWADRLSARDVSTLKGLLTRVAGLGHGPID, from the coding sequence ATGTTCACGGTCAACGGGTTCCCGGTGGACGGCGACGCCGGTCTGGTCCAGCTGCTCGACCTGGCCCAGCGCGAGGTGACCCGCAGCTTCCCCGAGGCCGTCGACGCCGCGGCGGCCCCGTTGCGGGGCTCGCAGCTCCGGGTGCTGTCGATGGTCCCGCTCGAGGGCGGCCGGCGGCTGAGCGACCTCGCGACCATCGCCGGGATGACCAAGCAGGCGATGGGCGAGTTCGTCGCCGACCTCGCCGACCGCGGCTTCGTCACCGTCGAGCCGGACCCCGCCGACCGCCGGGTGCGGCAGGTCTCGCTGACCCCGTCGGGCCGGGACGCCGCCGAGTGGGCCCGGGACGCGCTGCACCGCGTCGAGGAGCTCTGGGCCGACCGGCTCTCCGCCCGCGACGTCTCCACCCTCAAGGGACTGCTGACCCGGGTCGCCGGCCTCGGCCACGGCCCGATCGACTAG